tccgcactgaccggagatgcctccgttggggaccctccgacggtcaagtcagagaggagactaggcaacaatagaaaagaatcaaggagctcagcgagagagagagagtaagagTCTAAGGGTTTCGAAGgaacctcctccagcactgttgccttctccgttttatagtagagcgcggcatggtaccgtcattaatggcgcagacaatgggaggagttatcaaatcgtcggaggctgtcagagtcgccgcggactgtcaagtcgcCGTGGGCTTGTCACATCGCTGgggttaatctatgtccttggcaggacaatgttccAGGGCAGCTATGCCGCATGtctttgtcaggacggcggccctcagTAGTCGCACGGCGTTTGaggaagccgaccgaccatacgtcggtatttggttgtgggatgtcgggtgaagacTCAGGGACCTCCCGACGGTCGGTCTGGCGCGTTGCAAGAGTCGGAGAAGACACTGTCGTTCGGCCAGTCGGGGACGGAAAGGATCTGCCTGACCGACATACGTTCGATCGGACAGTGTCAGCTATCATCGTTCGGtgtggtcggtagagtcggacgccgGCCAGATgggcccgacggtgagtcggcaTGAGAGGGACCGGTCGGCATATCCCAACACtatctttattatattttaagagaAATCCTACGTGATCGACCTTTAGATGTTTAACTCATATCAGATGTGGTCATGTGATAGAAAAACTTAGAGATGAGAGGGGATTAACAAAAACAAATTAAAATGTATACGGAACTTTTAGAGGAATTGATTCTTAATAACTACATATATTCCATGTATCTTATTTATTAACTCTCTTCATCTTTTAAATGTTGGACTCCAAGTGACAACAAAAAAATGACAAATAGATTTTAGCTGCCCATACTTTTTTGTCAGAATGCGGCTcaaagaaattatatttaattttttcagaCATGGTTGAATGAGAAAGAAATGCCTCTCACAGCGGAATCTCAATTATTCTTAAGAAATCTCAATGGACTCTTTTCATCTCGGCAGTCctttatatcaaaattaaaaaagagctttcttttcctcttttaccAAATTCAGACTCTCAAGTGAAAAATATCTGGTAAGATGGACGGATTTTGGACACTTAAAACTTTCTTTCATATGGAATGCATCTGTCAAGGTCTATTCTAGTTAGATTATAACTCAAATTCTATTTAAAGGGTTACGATAGAGTCACTATGTCATCTCTATTAATTGCGTATGATATGTTTTATTATTGTAATACATACTATTTATCCTCTCACAGGCCAATGATTTAAGATAAATAGTAGAAGCAAATCACCTAAAGTTCAAATGTATTTGTCTATTTATAATTGTCAATCTATTTTTCTCTTGGGGGATATTTGGTCAGGATAATTAAGGTCTGAAATaggaatcggaatggatgactctaATTCCAACTGTTTGATTAGGGAAAATCtcattccgattttcattccaGAGAGGAATGAGAATGATCCATTCCTTCCGTAATCAAATCCGGACTCACTCCAATTGAGTCAATCTCATTTCAGTgaaatgatgtaaaaaaaaaaaatcacgatAACAAGCCTCATGACAATAAGATCATCCTTTTGGACAGTGATTAGGAGGCGGAGGACAGTGGCGGGACCTACAATGGGATCGAAGGAGAGGTGGAAGCACGATTGAGGGGCGGAGCTTGGCAAGGACGAGCTTGCCAGAGGAGAGACCACCGCCGAAGAGGCCGTTGACGACGACGGCGGCTGCGGCTGCGCTGGCTGTGTTAGAGCTGAGGCTGCTGCCGAGGGAGAGGCCCTTCTCAAGGTGGAGGGAGAGGTTGACGAAGTAGACATCGAAGGCCCGCATGGCAGCTATATCAATGCAGTTTCAGAGGGGATCATGGCTGAGCTTGACGGCGGAGGCAGCGATGCCGAAGATGGAGGAGATGGAGAGGGTTCAAGTAGGGACGACAGGGTCGATCATGATAGTGACGGTGTCACCGACACCGTCGATGGTACAGATGAGGAAGTCGAAGCTGGGGCCAAGGTTGGCAACGGTTGCGATGCCGAAGGCAGTGATGGAGTGAAAGACTGGGGAGAAGTCGTCGGAGGCTAGGGGGAGGAGAGGGGGGGTTTTGATGGCACTGGAGTTGGGAGAGGAAAGGAGAGGGGACTTGGTGGTCGCGTGGAGCTAGTTGTGGTGCGGACGGCCATGGGGCAGGATTGCAGTAGGGGCGGCGTAGTCGCGGGAGGAGGGGAGGTCTACGATGGAGAAGAAGTGCCGGGGGAGGGTTGGGTGGGGGCATATGCTTTTCTTTCttcacctctcttctttttttttttctttaatttttttctatttttttcactttttttctatttttcatcaaattatttatatttcataaaatattttataaaatatttcataacaTATTTCATCTCTTAttattatgtttaatttttatttaatatcaattttttaaataattaatttttaaaaattttagttaagaataaaaataaaaatttgagttgactctGATACTTATCTTTGTATGAATCAAGCAACAATAATGAGAATTACCCATTACGATTTTGATTCCagtcacgaaccaaacgcttttGGAGATTAGCCCATTTCGATTCCAATTCCAATCCATTCTGATTctcatttcgatttcaattccGATCGcgaatgaaatattttttaaatttaatattaactCTCTGAAAATAAATGaagtatatattaataaaatataagatcATATTAATCAACtgacaaaaataataaaaaataaaatctttatgTAACCTTCTGTCCTTCATGGCTGTAGCCCTTTTATCTCGTATTATCATACATGTTGTGATTTAAACCCATGAAGCCTAAACAAATTGTACACTTGTTTATTGGGGTTCAGATTGTATCTATCgtatgaaagaaagattcctctTCTTTCACAATCAACCATTGTATCCCACAGTGGCTACTTTAAGATCCTGGTACAgggaagaaaaagattggagtgctTTGAGAACCATGCAAGATATAATCTAATGATTagcattatttaaaaaaaaattaatcattatctCAATCCATTTATTGATGACCTTTAAAATATGTTGTTGCAAATCTCTAATCTGGGGTGCATGGTTGTGATCGGACTTCTCTCGATCTGGATGCTCGGTCTCAATTCAAAAATAAGGGTTTTTTGaagatcctccgatacttaagtcagtcagAATTTGAGATtagtagagaaaaaaaaatagagtaaaacAGCGTAGAAGATTTTTTCAAGTAAAATTTACTTGAGGATCCCTTATGCATCCTTTGTATAGGGGGATTAGCCAAACATTACCCCTCGAATTCGATAATGGGAGTGAAGAATTAATGCTCATATTTGTTAGAGATATAGATAGTAGGTTACAGATGTTAATCATGTGACATTAACTCACATATCCATGTTTTAAGGAAATCGTTCGAGACTCTAGGGGATTATCTTTCCTTCTGTAATAATTTATTGATCGTAGCATCTCATTTTTTATCATTAGTATGATCCCAATCTTGAGACCAGTATATATTCGATCCAGAGATGGGATAGAAATTGATATTATGAAGTCGTttcattttaattttctaattttctcttctcgacaataaaaaaaatttattgaatcatcGGTGAATGTTTGACCGTAGTCCAAATGAGAGAAAGAACGAATCCATCAGTGGATCATCCCCATAACAAGACCCATCCAAGTATGATCCTTATGTCACACAAGAAAGTGAGGTCATCATGAGTCCACACACTTCCCCCCACCCATTGGagttaaaataaatcatgaactcCACACATATCCAAAGCCCAAAGCCCATTTATGCTCTGCTAATTAACGTAGCACTGAGCCGACACTAGGATTGGAAACGCATTGGATGCTAGTTTATGCATgtgcaaatttattttttttaataaatataaatataaatacagatattaattgaatataaaaattttatttatatttatttaattttaaataaatataaatatatattaaatattgaaaatatagatgtaaatatagatataaattagataatcaaattttataactataaaattagaaatatattaaatagatgataaattaaattaataatatattaatataattattttttaatttataaatattatataaaattaaataaaattatatattaaaatatagatTGAATAGTTATTTACCCAGAGGATTTTTCGGATGCTAAAATTCCATCCCAGCCGACAAGACGTGCTTTCCCTCTGCGCTTTCCAGAGATGCAGCTCTCTTCGCACCCACTCCCGGTCCCACCCTAGTACCCACCCAAACCTATAAGACAAATCCAACGAGCCATATCCTCCTGATCTAACCAAAAAAATGCTATCTCATCCGTCCATTCCCACCCTCCTCCTCTATAAATATTCCCTAGCCGTTTTCCTTATCCTCGCCCCGCTCGCCGCTTCTCCTCGGTTCCCAAGTCCTAAagccctctcctctcttctccgCCGGTCGATCTCGTGAGAGAAGAAGCCGACGCCATCGCCATGGCTCTTCTCGTGGAGAAGACCTCCTCCGGGCGCGAGTACAAGGTGAAGGACCTCTCCCAGGCCGACTTCGGCCGCCTCGAGATCGAGCTCGCCGAGGTGGAGATGCCCGGCCTCATGGCCTGCCGATCCGAATACGGCCCCTCCCAGCCCTTGAAGGGTGCCCGCATCTCCGGCTCCCTCCACATGACCATCCAGACCGCCGTCCTCATAGAGACCCTCACTGCCCTCGGCGCCGAGGTCCGCTGGTGCTCCTGCAACATCTTCTCCACCCAGGACCACGCCGCCGCCGCCATCGCCCGCGACTCCGCCGCCGTCTTCGCCTGGAAGGGCGAGACGCTCCAGGAGTACTGGTGGTGCACCGAGCAATGTCTGGACTGGGGCGCCGCCGGCGGCCCCGACCTCATCGTCGACGACGGCGGTGACGCCACCCTCCTCATCCATGAGGGCGTTAAGGCCGAGGAGGAGTACGAGAAGACCGGGAAGATGCCCGATCCGGCCTCCACCGACAACGCCGAGTTCCAGATCGTGCTGGGGCTCATCCGGGACAGCCTCAAGGTGGATCCCAAGAAGTACCACAAGATGAAGGAGAGGCTCGTCGGCGTCTCTGAGGAGACCACGACCGGCGTCAAGAGGCTGTACCAGATGCAGGCCAGCGGGGCCCTCCTCATCCCGGCCATCAATGTCAACGACTCCGTCACCAAGAGCAAGGTAAAACGACCGGCAACTTCTATTGATCTGGATCCATTCAGATCTACGATTTCTTTCTTTCCTGTGTGCTCGACTTGCAGATCTGGTCTGACGTTATTTTCTCCATCGATCGCGTTATGTGATCCGGATCTAGGGTTCGATATTTCAATTTTATCGATCCATGGTTGCAATTTTTGACTTTCTAATTAATCATTTGGATCGAATTGAAGGTGGTGCAAACATGGGATCGTTAGAGAGTTCTAATCTGAGGTTCTACAAAGTTGGGAATTTTAGACGCGAAAAGTAGATTTTTCCTgttgtttaatttttaaaatggAAATTTAGTTAATAAATTCAGTATTTTGTTTCACGACAGGTATCGGATTTTTTGATAGATCCAAAATctgaattagaattttattgtaaTTCCTGTTTGAATGGTAGTACTCTTTTGTTGGGTTGCTGAATTGCCATGTTCTCGTAGTTAAAAGAGTATTGGCTGGTTAGTTCTGGAACTTTTCAGCGAAACTGATACACCGTGTCAGATCTGAAAGCTTTTTAGCTAGAAAAGTAGCAAATCTCAATATTCTTTTGGTTTAAATGCTAATTTAATCTGTTTTATTTTATTGTATTCTTAGATCTCGATTCATAGCTCTCTGATTAAGACTTAGTCTTTGTTTACAATTTTACTTGTGAGTCTGAATCTCTGATCATATGTGTGCTTGTTTTGTTTATTGGTTCATTTGTGAACTCAAAAAAACAGTTCGACAATCTATATGGATGCCGGCACTCTCTCCCTGATGGCTTGATGAGGGCCACTGATGTGATGATTGCTGGCAAGGTCGCCGTGGTCTGTGGTTATGGTGATGTGGGCAAGGGTTGTGCTTCTGCGTTGAAGCAGGCTGGAGCCCGGGTGATCATCACAGAGATTGACCCCATCTGTGCTCTCCAGGCCCTGATGGAGGGCATCCCTGTTATCACTTTGGAGGATGTGGTCTCTGAGGCTGACATATTTGTGACTACAACTGGTAACAAGGATATCATCATGGTTGACCACAtgaggaagatgaagaataatGCAATTGTCTGCAACATAGGCCACTTCGACAATGAGATTGACATGCATGGTCTGGAGAACTACCCAGGCGTCAAGCGCATCACCATCAAGCCCCAAACTGATCGCTGGGTATTCCCTGACACCAACTCCGGTATCATTGTGCTTGCCGAGGGGCGTCTGATGAACCTTGGTTGTGCCACTGGCCACCCCAGCTTTGTCATGTCCTGTTCCTTCACCAACCAGGTAAATCCTTGATACCAAAGTGATATTGCCACTGCCCAATTTAGAACTCGGAACATTTAACAACTCTGGTGTAATTGGCATTCTCTTTTGTGTGGCATATTCTGATTTATGAGTTTTCGACATTGTAGAGGACTTGTAGTCTAGTGATTAgctttcttaaaaatttaaataatgagTTAAACTTTAATAGATTTTGAAGATTACATCTTTTGTTTCAGGGTGATTCTATGTTGATCATGTTTTAGTAATACAATGGAACTTtcataagaaatttgaaaaatattactAGGTTTTAGTAATACAATGATCACTGTTTCTCATGTGAAGTTCTCCCTTTTTTTAGCGCATTGGTAAATCTTGTTGGCATTTGAATTTTCAATTCTTAGTTGTTGCCAATAACTACATTTTATGTTACCTTTAAGGAGTCTAGCCTGAATCATTGTTTGGCATAAGATAGAGTTTGTAATCTGATTGTAAAAGGAAAAATGAACCATTTGTGCAGGTGATTGCTCAGTTGGAACTGTGGAAGGAAAGGGCAAGCGGCAAGTATGAGAAGAAGGTGTATGTGCTGCCCAAGCATCTGGATGAGAAGGTGGCAGCCCTCCACCTGGGCAAGCTGGGAGCCAAGCTAACCAAGCTCACACCATCCCAGGCCGAGTACATCAGCATTCCAATTGAGGGTCCCTACAAGCCTGCTCACTACAGGTACTAGGAAGTATGTGACAGATGACAGGCAGCAACAACAGCTGCAAACCACAATTCATCAAGATGATTTGAGGGATTGCGAGGGCTTTTTTCTTCATTATTGTTATTGTTATCTCCCATCTCCTTCCTGGGTTATTAGTTAGGATTCTAATTTGGTTGCGTTTGAATTCAATGGTTAGGAATGCCGAAGTCATGTTTTGATAGGAATAATGAGGTTGTGAGTGGTGGTGTAATGGCCAGATATATTTTTATCGTTGGCCGTCTTTCTTAATCACAATTTGCAGGAAGCATTGCTGCGTCTTCCTTTTATCCATCATAATTATGTTGCATCAAACAGTCTCACTAATCGAAAGATTGGTTTTTGTGTACTTAATTTCTTTGCCTTGCAACTGATCGAAAGACCTGTTGTTTTGCAAATGCACAAATTTCAGAACAGACAAATTTATTCTCTTTTGTAGGTCAAATGCGGTTGAAAAATCAAAATGGAGGGGCGGTGCAAATAGTATTCACGTCGTCATATTTATATCAGCTATTGGTTTACATAAATCCATCCTGGTTTGTGTTTGGTGAAGGGagcagatttaaatttttgaaagccAATTATCAATGTTCAGTCCTAGGAACGAGAAATTTTTAGATAGGCTCATTTTATCACGTGGGATTGTAGGTAAAGTCAACAAAAATTTCACCCATCATCTAATTTCTCATTAATTGCTAATTATGATTAACCATAATTGACTGCATGGTGAAGAGGGGACAATCAAAACTTTCGAACATT
Above is a genomic segment from Elaeis guineensis isolate ETL-2024a chromosome 1, EG11, whole genome shotgun sequence containing:
- the LOC105038875 gene encoding adenosylhomocysteinase, producing the protein MALLVEKTSSGREYKVKDLSQADFGRLEIELAEVEMPGLMACRSEYGPSQPLKGARISGSLHMTIQTAVLIETLTALGAEVRWCSCNIFSTQDHAAAAIARDSAAVFAWKGETLQEYWWCTEQCLDWGAAGGPDLIVDDGGDATLLIHEGVKAEEEYEKTGKMPDPASTDNAEFQIVLGLIRDSLKVDPKKYHKMKERLVGVSEETTTGVKRLYQMQASGALLIPAINVNDSVTKSKFDNLYGCRHSLPDGLMRATDVMIAGKVAVVCGYGDVGKGCASALKQAGARVIITEIDPICALQALMEGIPVITLEDVVSEADIFVTTTGNKDIIMVDHMRKMKNNAIVCNIGHFDNEIDMHGLENYPGVKRITIKPQTDRWVFPDTNSGIIVLAEGRLMNLGCATGHPSFVMSCSFTNQVIAQLELWKERASGKYEKKVYVLPKHLDEKVAALHLGKLGAKLTKLTPSQAEYISIPIEGPYKPAHYRY